From a single Apium graveolens cultivar Ventura chromosome 2, ASM990537v1, whole genome shotgun sequence genomic region:
- the LOC141685034 gene encoding delta(12) fatty acid desaturase FAD2-like — protein sequence MEQKSISATKRASRSPHVKPPFTLSDVKKAVPPHCFERSAIRSLSYLVLDVLIGITLYQIAATYILTSDLVQSSKLFYMTSWIIYAVLQGCILARFWVIGHECGHNAFSDYQWLDDTVGFITHSLVLFPYFSFKYSHHRHHSRTGSLEEEEFDIPLLKSQVPFLFRHLKNPVARVLVVAAVLAVAVPLYLLVNFRGRAYDQFASHFDPYSPMFSRKQRAQVLLSDAGCLAVIFALYKLALLKGFAWVAFIYGGPYLFTNAMLIIVAVLQHTNPLVPYYDSSEWEWFKGSMATIDRDFGFLNTVFHQQPNTHVAHHFFPKMPHYHAVEATKAFKPILGEFYQYDYTPFYKSLWDTVNDCVYVEEDKQNKGIYWYNNTF from the coding sequence ATGGAGCAAAAGTCGATTTCTGCGACAAAAAGAGCATCAAGATCTCCCCACGTAAAACCTCCGTTTACTTTGAGCGATGTTAAGAAAGCTGTTCCACCCCATTGTTTTGAGCGTTCTGCCATTCGCTCTTTGTCTTACCTTGTGTTAGATGTCTTGATTGGAATCACTCTTTACCAGATCGCCGCAACGTATATCTTAACATCGGATTTAGTACAGTCATCTAAGTTATTTTATATGACATCTTGGATTATTTACGCGGTGCTTCAAGGTTGTATTCTAGCTCGGTTTTGGGTTATAGGTCATGAATGTGGACACAATGCTTTTAGTGATTATCAATGGCTCGATGACACTGTCGGATTTATCACCCACTCTCTCGTCCTGTTTCCGTACTTCTCATTTAAGTACAGTCACCATCGCCACCACTCGAGAACTGGATCGCTTGAAGAAGAGGAATTCGACATCCCACTGCTCAAGTCTCAAGTTCCTTTTCTTTTCAGACACCTTAAAAACCCTGTAGCAAGAGTCTTGGTTGTTGCTGCAGTTCTAGCCGTTGCTGTGCCTCTCTACTTGCTCGTCAATTTCCGTGGTCGAGCTTATGATCAATTCGCCTCCCATTTTGATCCCTATAGTCCAATGTTTTCACGTAAGCAACGCGCTCAAGTCTTGCTTTCTGATGCTGGATGCTTGGCCGTGATTTTTGCACTTTACAAACTAGCTTTATTAAAAGGTTTCGCATGGGTGGCTTTCATTTACGGAGGACCTTACCTATTCACAAATGCCATGCTTATCATTGTGGCCGTACTTCAACACACAAACCCTCTTGTACCTTACTATGATTCCTCCGAGTGGGAATGGTTCAAGGGATCCATGGCTACCATTGATCGAGATTTCGGGTTTCTCAACACGGTGTTTCATCAGCAACCAAATACACATGTAGCACACCACTTCTTCCCAAAAATGCCACATTACCATGCAGTGGAAGCCACCAAGGCATTCAAACCTATATTGGGGGAGTTTTATCAGTATGATTACACACCATTCTATAAGTCACTATGGGATACCGTTAATGATTGTGTTTATGTTGAGGAAGATAAACAGAACAAAGGAATTTATTGGTATAACAATACGTTTTGA